The Mustela nigripes isolate SB6536 chromosome 6, MUSNIG.SB6536, whole genome shotgun sequence DNA window GCTTTTTGCCTGGCATTTGAAGAAGCATGGGTCTACCACATACATTCTTAAGGGATCCTGGTAAAAGTCCTGAGCCTCCCTTGAGGAACTCTGTTGGTAGTTTCCAGGGGGCGATTATCAGACCATCTTGtgttcctttctcctcctgtgAGGGGAGTCCTCTGGGTGAGTCTAATCTTGATGGGGGCTGAGGTGTGGTAAGaccaaaaaattaactttgctgGGGATGACTGCTCACTCAGCCAGCTTTCAATTAGGACATGCTCTAAGAATAGTGATTTGGTCACCTAGATAGGGGCAGGCCAGGAAGATGGATGTGGCCTGTCAGCAAATGTCTGCTCAGATTCAAATCCTCCTCTCCTGTTTTCTTTAGCTGTTTTCATAACTTAGTAGGGCCCCAGTACAGGGACCCTAAGCAGCATCTCTTAAGAATTGGTTTTGGGAAAGGGATGGTAAAATTACCTGCTCTCAAGTGTGGTGATGTATGAAGATACACTTCCTTCTGGAACACTGTGGGGATCAAAGACAGATGTTAGCCATTTTTGGAAGGAGAGAGGCAGCTCTTTTTATTTCCAGCCTCCTGCTGGTCTTTCCTCACTTCCTGTCTTTGAGGGTGTGGACGGTCAGTGGTCCTTGCAGTCATTTCCAAGGACAGAGGAGAGCCTGACCTTTATTTTTAGTGGCTGACATTTGTAGTCCCAATTACATAATAGAAAAGTCATGGCCAACTCCATGGCTTCAAGGTAGGCCTCAAACCTGCCAGGGTAAGGACTGGACtacagggaagggaaaaaatcaagTGGTATTTCTCTAATTCCACTCACACCCTGACATATTCTAAATGCACATTTCTAGTTTCGGTGTCTCCTGGGACCTCCAACTGTGTTACATAATTGCTTATTTGAATCTCCTTTTGGGTATCTAAAAAGGCGTCTCAGACTTAATATGTCCAAAGACAAATTTTGGTCATCTTCCCTTCCATGGTCTTCCCAGGTCAGTAAATCAGTAAATGGCAACTCTACTTGCTTAAGTCAAAAGCCTTAGCACTGTCCCTGATTCTTCAGTCACACCCCACAAGTCAAACCACCAGctagattttaaaacttattcttCAAAAACCCACAACCCAGTTGCATTGTTTTCAATCTGGATCAAGTTATTATCCTCTCCGTTGGATTACCCAGTTTCTGCTCTTGCCACACTTCCCCAAGTCCGTTCCCAACAAAAAGCCAGAATGAGCCTTTAAAAACCTGTCAGGTCCTGTCATGTTCAAAACCCTTCAATGACTTCCGATTTCACAAATATTAAAGGCTAAGGTACTTAAAATGGCTTCGCAGACCTCACACAATCTACTCTTCTCATTGACCACTTTCCCCCTTAAGTCACTCTAGTCCAGCCACCTGGCCTCCTGTTTCTTCCCGTTCCCATGCCCCCAACCTAGGACCTCTGttcttgctgttccttctcctgGAAAGCTCTTCCTTTCACATACCTGCGCGGCTTACTCCCTTGCTTCTTTTTAGATCTTTCAAATGTCACCTCATTTAAATGCGAGAGAATCCCTAGCCATCCAAGGTAAAACTGTAACCCCACCCTGAGCACTGGCTACCCTTCCATGCTTGGGTTTTCTCCACTGCACTTGTATTTGTTCACCGTGAACCTTTTCCCACTGAAATGTAAGCTCTGCTAGAGCAGAGATTTTCTTGTTCATGGATATATCCTGGGCTTGAAATgcatggcacacagtaggtgcatgATAAGTAATTTGTAAGAAAAGCACAGACAAATTCTCCCTGGTCTCttacagggaagggaggaggaagcctAGAAGCCAGAGCAGCAGCTGCTTATCCCTAGGGACTGGAGATGCAATATCGCCCAGAGTGTTTCTCTTCAGGGCTGTCCTCCCTGGGGAAACCTCCTTGCCTTCCAGTGTGTGGGATGCTGCTTTCATCAGCACTGGAGTCCCAGACCAGAGGGCTGCAAAGCCAAACAGGGGGCTGGCCTGATGCAATGGTTACACACACAGATTATTAGTTGGAGACAGGACAAGGGGAAAGAGGCAGGGACCTATCTCAGGGGAAGAACCGTACACTGGGGAGACCCCAAATGGCTTCCCACACTTAAGAAATTCAGGATGCTCTCTTGTGCAGGAGGCCCAAGGACCTCTGGGGGAATGGGAAAACCCATCTCCGCTCTCTATCCATCGGCACCCCTCCCCTCAGTCTTGGGTCAGTCTCCTTAAGGTTCTCTTCTTCATTAGGGTGTGGAATGGCTGTCCTGTGGAGGATCCAGGAGCCCCAGCTATCGACGTGGCCACTCTGGCCCTCACCCCAGCTAGGGCTGAGACaggactgggggtggggtaggggtagTGGCATTTGGTGGTGGTAAACGGGAGTCAGAATCATGAACTATGGTCTTCCAGGCCTCTCGGCGTGGAGGAGTGTCCTGTTGCTCCGCCTTCCACCGGACAGGCCCAACGAGGAGGGCTGGGGTCAGCAACGTAAGATGATAAACCTTCCGAGGGCATCCGGACCCCTTGGCCCAATGGCACCGAGCAAGGCCCATGCtccgggcaggggtgggggtgacaCTACCGTCCGAAGGAAGAGAGGTCTGTGAGCACCACTCCTAAATAAAGGAtgctccccatccctcccttgGACTGTCGCTGACTTCATCGGGGAAGGGGTGGGGCTACATCCTAAAAAGCATATGCCCCAACTTTGAGGGGCCAGCCAGTGTTCCCCAAGAATAGGAGGGTAAAAAGTAGATGGGGGATCAGTACTCGCCTCTCTCCTCAGGTTCCGGATCTGATTCTGGCTCTGTGGCTGCCACCCGCTCATCTTCAACATGATATTACCTGGGTCTCAGACTCAAGCCTCTGACCTCCGTAGCGCCGAACACTGATCTTTTAAGAAGGTCTTGCCCTCCTCTCAGGGGTGGGTCCAGAAGCTTACCAGTCAGAACGCGGCACGCCGGCGCTGGCCCCGCCTCACCCCTTACATCCGCCACTCAGAAGCCCGCGCGGCACCGCCCCCAACGCTCCCTCCCGCTTGGTGGTAGACGCTGTGTTGGACCCGGAAGTGGCTTTGGGTCACGAGGCTTCGCGGAGGAGGTGAGTGAGTCATGCGCGCGCGCggaggggagagcaggagggggaggggaggaaaggggggcGGGGATGATGCAATGTTTGGCAACCGGTGTCTCCGCGCGCACGCGCAGGGGACTACAAGGGTGGTGGGAGGcgcggggggtggtggtggtgtaggggagaggagagggcggGGCGCCAGCGCCCGGCTCCCAACGGCCTCAACGGCTATCAACCGTGGCTGCCCCTTTGCTGCCTAAGAAGCCTCAGGGCAGCTTGTCTTGCTCAGGAGTTCTTATTACGCCCACCTGGCATTAGCCCCTGTTGCACCTTCTCCATAAGGGACTCCCATTTTGCTTGGTTCCCTCCCATTTAATAGGCACAAGGTCTTTTAAACCAGCCTCCTTTGAAAGTTTGCATCCAGCCACAGGACTGCCTAACGTCTTCTCGAGTATTCTTCTTGAGAATCTCGAGGTCTTTTAGCCCCTTAAATCCCCCAGAGGGACCGAGGAACTTGAATACTTTTGATAGTCATTTTCAGCTCCTCGCAGAAAAGCACCCTTAACTTCTATCTTGGTGAAGTTTCTAATGCGCCCTCAGCATGCCAGAATTCATGTCCCTTGCCCAGTGGATGCGATTCGCACTGTTTCCCCACGCGTCATCCCCTCCACCCCACGGTGCTCTGGTGCTCTTCACCAAAAGATCAAGACCCGCCCTTTTCACCCGACAAGACGCGCAAGTCCTGTGACTCCCGGCCGTGAGGAGCCAGTGCTCAAGCCTCCTGCCTCCTAGGTGCTTGGGCTGCATTAGCGCCCTGTTGCTTGGGACATTGGGTGCACTTGCGCGCACAACTGCCTTGGACTGGTTTGTCAGGAGCCCAGATTCTAGCCTCACCTGCCCCCCCACTTGCCCAGGGATCCTAGGCCAGCCACCtaatttctctctgcctcagccgTTCTTGTTTGTAAATAAAAGTAATGAGTTGTGAAGGTAAAATGGGAGAAGTATGAACTTGGAGGGTGCTTCAACAAAAGTGAAAAGCACCACTTAAAAtgcaaagtattaaaaaaatgcaaagtatttTTCTTGAGCCATTAGGTAGAAAAAAGATGCCGTGTGGCGGCCAGTTACATATACTGTCATACCCTCGTGGGGGCAGCCAGAATTAAATAGTATCTGTCACAAGGTCGGTTGTGGCTGGAAGGCAGGTTTAGGTGGTGGTGTGACAGTGACAGGTCCTTGGCTAGGCCTGCTCCGTTGCTCCAGACCTCCATTTCCCCTTTTgtaaatgggggtggggggtgtgttgGACCAGATGGTCTCTCCTGGCCCGAAGACATGACCAGGTTGTCAGTGACAGGCAAAGGTCATGTGACTTGACAGGCTGAGGTCGTGTTGTGACATGTTGACCTGGGGAGGCGGGTCAAGTCCCAGCACACTAGCCGGGAAGCCTTTGGGGCGGGGCAGGGCAAGTCGCGACTTTCATCTTTTGGGGCCGGCCCCTCCCGGACCTGACATTCCTGGCTCCCCCAACAGACTGTGGCTTTGGAAGGGGCCCCTCCCCGGGGAGGGCTAGGATTGGCCACCAGTGGCCTGGGAAGAGGCTCAGATTCCGCAGAGGGGGGGGGGGCCGCGGGGGGGGTTTGTTCTCTAGGGGATTaatggggggttgtgggggaggggtaggcGCGCTCCCGCATGCGCACTGCGGCCCCTCCTGTTGGCTCGTCGTTGTCCGCTGGGCgggggcccggccccgcccctctcccgtccgggcagcggcggcggcggcggcggctgcggcggtggcggcggcggcgacgaCGGCGGCGGCAGCAGCCTGCGCGGTGCCTTCTGGGAACGGAATCCCCAGGGCTGCCCCTGGCCCCCATGGCGCATGCGCGGGAGGCCGCTCGGTGatccgcggcggcggcggcggcgcttcCTGCTAGGACCGGCCGGGGCCGTACCGGAGGCTCGGGCTCCACCgaccctcctcccactccctcccactCACCCTCTGGGCCGCGACTGCGCAGGGCGGGGCCGGCCGAACCATGGGCCGCGGTGAGTGCAGGGCCCggccccccccaccctgcccctccccctcccctcccctccagtcccTACCCTCTGCCCCCTCCGCGTCCTCTCGGCCCCTTTCCCTGGCCTCATCCCCACTCCCCCGCCCTCACCTGCCCCCGCCGTTTCTCCCTCTCAATGCTTGACTTTTGCCTTCttcacctccctccccacagTGCTTCGCCCACCCTCCGCCCGCCCTCTCCCCAAGTTCCTTCCTACTTCGTGcgccttcccctcctcctcaagCTGAGTGAAGCAGGCTGGGTGACAGGGCGCCTTGTTATGAGAGGGAAAGTTTAGAAGCCGCCTGTGTAGGGTAGGAGCGATGGTGAGGTTGGAGAGGATACttgcagggttggggggggcgtCCCCACATATCAGAGGAGAGTCCCTTTGGGAGCCAGTCTGAAGCCAGTGGGGTAGGAGGTGCTGAATCCCCCTGCTGAGGCTTGGGGAGAAATCAGGAGCTTCTCGACTCTGGGAGAAGACAGCTATAATTCCagcctttcttaagaaaatcCAAATGAACTAGATCAGTGATTGTCTAATGGAGCAGGCATGGGGGGTTCCGTTGGTACCACCCCAGAGGGCAGTTGGGCAATTGCCTGGTGAGCTGTGGGGCAATCTGTACTTTTTATATGATCTTCCTGGGGGTAGGGAACAGCAGGGGCCCAGACTCTAGGAAACTTCCTAGTGTCTTGGCGTTATGGGAATTTGCCCATACTCCAGGGTGAAGTCTTCTGGCTCTGATGGGACAAAGGGGCCTTGCCCTTTATGTCTAGGGATTGGGCTCTGATTCCCTGGTCCCTGGGAGTTGAGGCTTTGATCCTCTGCTTCCTAGGGCCTGTATATGGAAAGGATGGTTGTGGACTCAGCCAGCAGATCCCTGAGATCTGTGTGTGCACTTACCTCATAGGGTTAAGGATCTTACCCTTGAGAGTGTCCTGGGCAGGTTTCTGAcagtctcttctctttcctgtgtTGCAGGTGTGGGCTAAGCCGGAGGCCCCGGCTTTAGACTGGACCCCACAATGTTTGCAGAGATGTTCAGGTAGCCACAGTGGGATGGCAGCgaattcttcatttctctcccaGCTCTCCAAGGGTTTCTCCATGCCCCTGAGTTCTTTTGGGTCCCCCCACAATCTTTGCCTTCCTGGAGTACTCCCTCAGGTACCCAGTGCAGTTTAATCCTCCTAATGCCCACATGGATGTCTGTGTTATCAGGCACGTGGGAGCTGATTACACACAATGAATGGGGGCAATGAGAGCAGTGGAGCAGACAGAGCTGGGGGCCCTGTGGCCACATCTGTCCCCATCGGCTGGCAGCGCTGTGTTCGAGAGGGTGCTGTGCGCTATATCAGGTATGGCTCCTCAGAGTTCCAGAGCTCTATCCCCAGGCCCTTCATTGCCTGCATTTTCTCTCCCGCTTCTCCTCTCAGCGCCCAGCTCTCTGATACCCTGTTGCTCTCCTCTGTTCTTCCTTCGTCAGCCTTTCTGCTCTGTGTATGTCTGGCCCTTTAACTatgttctccctctttctctttccacattCTTTATCCTGTGTCCTTCTTAGGAAGGTCTTTGAATAAGGAACTGTCCTTTAGGTATGGTTTTCTGATTCAGTGTCAACTAACTCCGTCTTTTCTGACCCTGTGCTCTCCCAGCCCAAGTGGCACAGAGCTGTCTTCCTTGGAGCAAACCCGGAGCTACCTCCTCAGCGATGGGACCTGCAAGTGCGGTCTGGAGTGTCCACTCAATGTCCCCAAGGTCAGAGTGGTGAGGGGTGTCAGAGAATACAGGGATAAGCCAAGAGACTTAATACAAGTCACCGACCGTGGTAGCTCTTCTGCCAGTTTCCACTCTCTCAGGGGCCCTGCCCATGACTCCCACCTTACAGGTTTTCAACTTTGACCCTTTGGCCCCGGTGACCCCGggtggggccggggtggggccCGCATCAGAGGAGGACATGACCAAGCTGTGCAACCACCGGCGGAAAGCCGTTGCCATGGCAACTCTGTACCGCAGCATGGAGACCACCTGCTCACACTCTTCTCCTGGTGAGGCTTCTTCACTTTATGGATAACTGAGGAAGACTTAAGGGCCTGGAAGAGGGATGGTGGGAGGAGCTCTATGAGAGGGAGCAAGGAGAAGGGTGGAGTGGGGAGTTGCTTGAGAGGAAGGCACAGGGAGGTTGGGAGTTTATGGGATATGGGAtggagaagacaaaagaaagttGTTGGAAGGGAAGCCACAGGCTGACccttcatttctcatttattgcAGGAGAGGGAGCGAGCCCCCAGATGTTCCACActgtgtccccagggcccccctctgccctccctccctgtcgAGTCCCTCCTCCAACTCCACTTAATGGGGGTCCTGGCTCCCTTCCCCCAGAACCACCCTCAGTTTCACAGGCCTTCCCCCCTCTAGCAGGCCCTGGGGGGCTTTTCCCACCACCAAGGCTTCCTGACCCAATCCCCTCTGGAGGCAGCAGCCCCTGTTTCCTCCCAAGGGGCAAtgctccctctccagccccaccTCCTCAACCTGCTATCAGCCTCAATGCTCCCTCCTACAACTGGGGAGCTGCCCTCCGCTCCAGCCTGGTGCCCCCTGACCTGGGCTCTTCTCCAGCCCCCCATGCCTCCTCCTCACCACCTTCGGACCCTTCTCTCTTCCACTGTAGTGATGCCTTAacgccccctcctctgcccccaagCAATAATCTCCCTGGTCCCCCTGGCCCCCCTGGTCCTGCCACTCAGCCACCAGTGTCTTCAGCCACTATGCACCTGCCCCTGGTCTTGGGACCCCTAGGAGGGGCCCCCACGGTGGAGGGGCCCGGGGCACCTCCCTTCCTTGCTAGCAGCCTACTTTCTGCAGCGGCCAAGGCACAGCATCCCCCGCTCCCCCCTCCCAGCACTTTACAGGGCCGAAGGCCCCGTGCCCAGACACCCTCCGCTTCCCACTCCTCATCACCTCGTCCCTCTCAGCGTCGTCCCCGCAGACCCCCAACTGTACTGCGATTGCTAGAAGGGGGAGGCCCTCAAGCCCCTAGAAGGAGCCGTCCTCGGGCCCCTGCTCCTGTCCCCCAACCATTTCCTCTCCCTGAGCCATCCCAACCGATTCTCCCTTCTGTGCTGTCCCTGCTGGgactccccacccctggcccttCCCATTCTGATGGAAGCTTTAACCTTTTGGGGTCAGATGcacaccttcctcctcccccaaccctctcctCAGGgagccctccccagcccaggcacCCTATCCCACCCTCCCTGCCTGGGACCACCAGTGGCAGCCTCAGCAGTGTGCCAGGTACGTGAGTGTGGTAgagctcttcctcctctcccagtgGAAAAAGGCAGCCAAAGCACTTAGGGGAGTTTAGAGAGCTCTTTGGTGGTTTTCTGGGTTGGAGGCAGGAAGGTTGGGTTCTTTGGATGCTGGGAGAAAGGTCCTCCCTTGAGctgaatttctcttttcctttgcaggtgcccctgccccaccagctGCCTCCAAAGCCCCCCTGGTCCCCAGCCCTGTGCTTCAAAGCCCATCTGAAGGGCTTGGGATGGGGGCGGGCTcagcctgccctctgcctcccctaGCTGGTGGGGAGGCTCTCCCTTTCCCTAGTCCGGAGCAGGGCCTGGCGCTGAGTGGAGCCGGCTTTCCTGGGATGCTAGGggccttgcctctccctctgagtCTGGGGCAGCCTCCACCTTCTCCATTGCTCAGCCACAGTTTATTTGGTgtgctggctgggggagggggacaacCTCCCCCTGAGCCTCTGCTACCCCCACCAGGGGGACCTGGCCCTCCCCTAGCCCCAGGCGAGCCTGAAGGGCCTTCGCTTTTGGTGGCTTCACTGCTTCCACCAGCCCCTTCAGACCTTCTTCCACCCCCTTCTGCACCTCCTAGCAACCTCCTTGCCTCTTTCCTGCCCCTGTTGGCCCTGGGCCCCacagctggggatggggagggatcTGCAGAGGGAGCTGGGGGTCCAAGTGGGGAGACGTTTTCAGGTTTGGGAGACCTGCCCCCCCTACTGTTCCCCCCACTTTCAGCCCCCCCCACCCTCATAGCTTTAAATTCTGCGCTGCTGGCTGCCAGCCTGGATCCCCCCTCGGGGACACCCCCCCAGGTGAGGATAGGGGGTGAGTGGGTGGGACAGAACAAGAGGTAGAATCAGGGATGGGAGCTGGGAATCAAAGGCTTTCGGTTTCATGCCTGAGCTCTTCCTCAGGGCCTTTGGGGAGGGCTTAGTTCTTGGCTGGGGGTAGGATGGCTGCAGGAACTGGGTCTGTATTTAATAAGCGTGGCCTACTTCACGTGAGGCTTCAGTGAGATCGTATATGTGAAAGTAGTGTATGTTTATGAACTATTTCACATAGTGTCATAATTGGTCTTTGTTCTTAGCCCTGTGTCCTGAGTGCCCCCCAACCTGGACCACCTACCTCCAGTGTCACCACGGCAACTACTGACCCGGGGGCCTCCTCTCTGGGCAAGGCCCCCTCCAACTCAGGGAGACCCCCCCAACTCCTTAGCCCTCTGCTGAGTGCCAGCCTGCTGGGTGAGTCTGAGGGAAAACTggtgtgaaagagaaaaaaaggaagtagagGAGAAGCTGGATGACTTGGGGAGGAGTTTTTGATCCTGGGGTTAAACCTAAGAGGTAAATAGGGTCTGTTCAGCCTAGCCGGGTTGGGTTGCAGAGGGAGATGCCTGACCTTACAGCTTCTCCATAGGTGATCTGTCTTCGCTGACCAGCAGCCCTGGAGCCCTCCCCAGCCTGTTGCAGCCTCCTGGCCCTCTTCTCTCTGGCCAGTTGGGGCTGCAGCTCCTCCCTGGGGGGGGAGCTCCTCCACCCCTCTCAGAGGCTTCTAGTCCCCTAGCCTGCCTGCTACAGAGTCTCCAGGTGAGGGtatgtgttgggggtggggggtggggtgttgcGGACAGAATTTTTTCCCAAATTGGAAGTGGATGTTTTGAGATACAGTAGCCAAGGAACCATATTTGggactaagattttattttttgcctgcAGATTCCTCCAGAGCAGCCAGAAGCCCCTTGTCTGCCCCCTCAGAGCCCCACCTCAGCCCTGGAACCAGAGCCTGCCCGGCCTCCCCTCAGTGCCTTAGCCCCACCCCACAGTTCTCCTGACCCCCCAGTCCCTGAGCTGCTCActgggagggggtcagggaaaCGGGgccggaggggaggagggggtctTAGGGGCATTAATGGTGAGGCCAGGCCAGGCCGGGGCCGAAAGCCCGGTAGCCGGCGAGAGCCTGGCCGACTGGCCCTCAAATGGGGGGCACGTGGTggcttcaatggacaaatggaacGGTCCCCAAGAAGGACCCACCACTGGCAGCATAATGGGGAGCTGGCTGAAGGGGGTGTTGAGCCCAAGGATCCATCCCCTCCTGGACCCCATTCTGAGGACCTTAAGGTGAGTGTGGGGTGATGGAGGTTTGGGCTGAAGGGTTCTGAGGAAAGGCTGGGAACACAGttccttttcctaatttttcctACACATACAGTCTGTGTtttcccaggtgcccccaggggtAGTCAGAAAGTCTCGTCGTGGCCGGAGGAGAAAATACAAGTGAGTGTTGGGCCTACCCCAATCCTGGCCTTTTGCTATTTGATGGTTTATAGAAATGTCTCGAGTGGCTTGACTTTCAGAAAGGCACAAACTTAAATATGGATGGGGATATTATGCCTTTATTATCCCAAAGTAGAAGGTTTCCCACCCAAACTCTGAGCTTCACGCGGTGCTTGGGAAGCGTTCCTGATCACCCGTGCCCTTACTGCAGCCCTACCCGGAACAGCAGTAGCTCCCGCCAGGACGTTACCTTGGACCCCAGCCCTACAACCCGCGTAAGTGTGTGTCAGGGTTGGCGGGGGGCGTTGTAAGGGATGAGGCAGGAGAAGAGGagtagagggagtggggagaaaataaaagacttcCTGATACCTAGCTGTTTGATCACTTCTTTCAACTTCCCCTCTTGTATAGGCggctgtccctctgcctccccggGCCCGCCCTGGCCGTCCTGCCAAAAACAAGAGGAGGAAACTGGCCCCTTAGCAGCCATACCTGGAGCTGGATCTGACCCTGATTGGGGAGAGCTGAGTGCTGAGCCTTGGGAGCCCCTGCCAGCCACCTGCACCTGTGGACAGTGGGTGGGGGCACTACTCCCCACTCAGAGCACAAATGCAAGCCCTTCCCCTACAATCCCATCCTGAGCCATTGCAGGGGGTAGGGAagctcaccccctcccccccaaagcCATGTCACTGAAAAGGCCTGGGGGGGTGGTATATGGCCCTTTCCCCACCAGGCTAAGGGGAACACCCCCTTCCCCaggtcttttatttgtttaagttaTTTTTGCACAAATGactcttttatatttaattcgaCTTCATTGCCTCCCTTCTTGAAGCCAGCAGGCTCAGTTTACAAACCTGTGAGCTACTGTTGGCTGCTGCCCTCCTTCCCAGTGAAAGGTACAAAGCAATAAGCATCATGCAttcccccctcacccctccaacacccctctgcctctggctcaggttgcTCAAAGCACAGATCCCCCTCTTACCCCTGTCCCCAGGTTTGAAACACATAGCCTCATTTCAAGgtgtagccagcttccctctaCTTTCCTCTGGGATCTAAAAGGGGGTAAGGGGGCACAGAGAGCCCACTGGGCCTCTCCTCCCACACACACTACACTGCCCCTTCTCCCCCATCGGAATGCTCAGAGACGTTGTGATGATGCGACCGAGGATTATGCAACGTGGTCCAACCGGAGCGGCCAGCACGACCCGCTGTCCAGGGGCTGCctcctgccttttcttttgtaaagacaAGACCCTTGGGAGTTTTAATTCTGTTTTGTACTTGCCCTGTGGGGCCTCCACTGCTTTTCTATGGGAGACACTCTTAATTTAACAGATGAGAATATTTTGAAACTCTGGCTCTGACTCTGTACTCATTTTTTCCTTAGTTCTTTAGTAAGAGCAGGTTACAGTTTAAATCCTCTCGTAGCAGAGAGGGGCTGAGGCTGCCTATTAGGCTGTGGAGGTCTGTCTCAGTGCTGCCTCTTCCCCAGGAAACAACAGCAGGGGCCACACAGAGTACAACAGCATTTAATGGTCAGAAACAGTTGTACAGAACTGCAACCAGCCAGGGGAGCTGTGCTGGAGGACAGGACCCAATCCTGCCCCGCCCCAAGCAAAGCAGTACTGGACAGGAGCTGGCATGTGGCAAGGCCCACATCCCCGGGGCCTGAGGGGAGACCACTATCTAATGTCCCCCAGCTACCACTCTGTATTCCTCGGAGGAGGGGTGTAAACCCCACATGCAAGAAGAACCCCTTTGCCCCCAGTGTCAAATGGTATGGGGATGCAAGAGTTATAATTAAGGGGAAACCCTATGTAAGCTGTTAACAGAGTTCAAGGGGGTAGGGATTACCCCCATTCTCCATCTCCTAAGGGTGCTCACTTTCCCAGCTTCTTCATCCGCTCGTCAATGTTGGCAAAATTCCCCTCAACCGTGGACAGGTTCTCACGCATGGTTTTCTGCACCTAGAAAGTCACAGAGATGTTTTACTCTATCAGGCCCAGGTGCCTGCCTGGGTGAGCACTTGAAGAAATGCTTTTGGAGAAGACAAGAAATGGAAGCATAGCTTACGGGCCCGAGTGGGCATGTGATAGTAGCTGTTTTGGTCTGTTTTATATAATGAGGAACAGGTATGATTTTACTGGAATGAGAGTTTTACTGGCTCAAAACTTTAGAAAACAGCTCTAGAGGCAGAAcatattatactttatatatttcttcattcatctgATGGTCCTGTGGTGTTGGGTCTCTCCACTGTAATTCTGCCCTCAGCACTGAAAACAGTGCCTCCAAGAGAAACTGAGGaccatgtgctgggcactgcTAAGAATGAAGGTGAAGTTCACTACCCAGTGTCAGAGAAGAGGAAGCGGTAAAACAAGATTGGAGCCTGCTGTTcatttcagagtccatactccTCCCAGTGTGCTGTGCTCTGGATACAAGCACATCTGGCTGAGGACCCAGGGAGGGGAAAGCTAAGCTGAGACTGTAGAGGGACTGGGTAGGTGCTGTAGGAAAAACAGGTTCACTGGAACTCTTAACAATTCACTCACAGTATTTCACCTAATCCATACAACCCTGAGGTAGGTACAGTTTTCCAGATGGTAAGATGGAAGTTCACAGGTTAAGTAAGTTGTCAAAGGTCCCACAACCACTGACAAACAGTAGAGACTCAAACCAAGCCCCTGCCACGTCCCGTTACAACCTGGGCCAAGGCAGAACCCAGGCTGCTAGAGAACAGAAGCAACAGACCAATAAAGGGGCACACACCTGGGTCAGGAGGGTGGTGTTGTCCTTGAGGGAGCTAGCAATCATTTGCTGTGTGGTATCTAAGTGGGTCAGGAGCTGACCGAACTGCATGGCTACAAAAGAAGGTAGAGAAGGTATGGATGACATCAGAATCCACAACAAGAGGGGAGGAAACAAAAGCTGCCCGCTGTCcaattcctctcccctccccc harbors:
- the MBD6 gene encoding methyl-CpG-binding domain protein 6 isoform X1, giving the protein MNGGNESSGADRAGGPVATSVPIGWQRCVREGAVRYISPSGTELSSLEQTRSYLLSDGTCKCGLECPLNVPKVFNFDPLAPVTPGGAGVGPASEEDMTKLCNHRRKAVAMATLYRSMETTCSHSSPGEGASPQMFHTVSPGPPSALPPCRVPPPTPLNGGPGSLPPEPPSVSQAFPPLAGPGGLFPPPRLPDPIPSGGSSPCFLPRGNAPSPAPPPQPAISLNAPSYNWGAALRSSLVPPDLGSSPAPHASSSPPSDPSLFHCSDALTPPPLPPSNNLPGPPGPPGPATQPPVSSATMHLPLVLGPLGGAPTVEGPGAPPFLASSLLSAAAKAQHPPLPPPSTLQGRRPRAQTPSASHSSSPRPSQRRPRRPPTVLRLLEGGGPQAPRRSRPRAPAPVPQPFPLPEPSQPILPSVLSLLGLPTPGPSHSDGSFNLLGSDAHLPPPPTLSSGSPPQPRHPIPPSLPGTTSGSLSSVPGAPAPPAASKAPLVPSPVLQSPSEGLGMGAGSACPLPPLAGGEALPFPSPEQGLALSGAGFPGMLGALPLPLSLGQPPPSPLLSHSLFGVLAGGGGQPPPEPLLPPPGGPGPPLAPGEPEGPSLLVASLLPPAPSDLLPPPSAPPSNLLASFLPLLALGPTAGDGEGSAEGAGGPSGETFSGLGDLPPLLFPPLSAPPTLIALNSALLAASLDPPSGTPPQPCVLSAPQPGPPTSSVTTATTDPGASSLGKAPSNSGRPPQLLSPLLSASLLGDLSSLTSSPGALPSLLQPPGPLLSGQLGLQLLPGGGAPPPLSEASSPLACLLQSLQVRIPPEQPEAPCLPPQSPTSALEPEPARPPLSALAPPHSSPDPPVPELLTGRGSGKRGRRGGGGLRGINGEARPGRGRKPGSRREPGRLALKWGARGGFNGQMERSPRRTHHWQHNGELAEGGVEPKDPSPPGPHSEDLKSVFSQVPPGVVRKSRRGRRRKYNPTRNSSSSRQDVTLDPSPTTRAAVPLPPRARPGRPAKNKRRKLAP
- the MBD6 gene encoding methyl-CpG-binding domain protein 6 isoform X3: MNGGNESSGADRAGGPVATSVPIGWQRCVREGAVRYISPSGTELSSLEQTRSYLLSDGTCKCGLECPLNVPKVFNFDPLAPVTPGGAGVGPASEEDMTKLCNHRRKAVAMATLYRSMETTCSHSSPGEGASPQMFHTVSPGPPSALPPCRVPPPTPLNGGPGSLPPEPPSVSQAFPPLAGPGGLFPPPRLPDPIPSGGSSPCFLPRGNAPSPAPPPQPAISLNAPSYNWGAALRSSLVPPDLGSSPAPHASSSPPSDPSLFHCSDALTPPPLPPSNNLPGPPGPPGPATQPPVSSATMHLPLVLGPLGGAPTVEGPGAPPFLASSLLSAAAKAQHPPLPPPSTLQGRRPRAQTPSASHSSSPRPSQRRPRRPPTVLRLLEGGGPQAPRRSRPRAPAPVPQPFPLPEPSQPILPSVLSLLGLPTPGPSHSDGSFNLLGSDAHLPPPPTLSSGSPPQPRHPIPPSLPGTTSGSLSSVPGAPAPPAASKAPLVPSPVLQSPSEGLGMGAGSACPLPPLAGGEALPFPSPEQGLALSGAGFPGMLGALPLPLSLGQPPPSPLLSHSLFGVLAGGGGQPPPEPLLPPPGGPGPPLAPGEPEGPSLLVASLLPPAPSDLLPPPSAPPSNLLASFLPLLALGPTAGDGEGSAEGAGGPSGETFSGLGDLPPLLFPPLSAPPTLIALNSALLAASLDPPSGTPPQPCVLSAPQPGPPTSSVTTATTDPGASSLGKAPSNSGRPPQLLSPLLSASLLGDLSSLTSSPGALPSLLQPPGPLLSGQLGLQLLPGGGAPPPLSEASSPLACLLQSLQVRIPPEQPEAPCLPPQSPTSALEPEPARPPLSALAPPHSSPDPPVPELLTGRGSGKRGRRGGGGLRGINGEARPGRGRKPGSRREPGRLALKWGARGGFNGQMERSPRRTHHWQHNGELAEGGVEPKDPSPPGPHSEDLKVPPGVVRKSRRGRRRKYNPTRNSSSSRQDVTLDPSPTTRAAVPLPPRARPGRPAKNKRRKLAP